The proteins below come from a single Corynebacterium glyciniphilum AJ 3170 genomic window:
- a CDS encoding HEAT repeat domain-containing protein: protein MNLNSTDSSSRLRAALDAGTTPDSADTATVHELIARCAVEPDFFVRDMLTWALTRHPASLTVPPLLTELRSPTPQARSQALHTLSKLGERSAYPHITDELLSDADDEVARTAWRTAVSIVPRQDEQHLATRLSRQLGRGPRELRRSLSRAYLQLGEAGRPALDATDRTGNTNSASRAHAAATLILLEDPDYGFDAAEYAVTHPE, encoded by the coding sequence ATGAATCTCAACAGCACAGACTCCTCTTCCCGCCTCCGCGCCGCACTGGACGCAGGCACCACCCCGGATTCTGCGGACACCGCCACCGTCCACGAACTCATCGCCCGGTGCGCAGTCGAGCCGGACTTCTTCGTCCGCGACATGCTGACCTGGGCACTCACCAGGCACCCTGCGTCGCTCACCGTGCCACCGTTGCTCACCGAGCTGCGCTCACCCACTCCGCAGGCACGGTCGCAGGCCCTGCATACACTCTCCAAGCTCGGAGAGCGCTCCGCGTACCCGCACATCACCGATGAGCTGCTCAGCGACGCCGACGACGAGGTCGCCCGCACGGCCTGGCGCACCGCCGTCAGCATCGTGCCCCGTCAGGACGAACAGCACCTCGCAACCCGTCTCAGTCGCCAGCTGGGCCGAGGTCCCCGGGAACTGCGGCGCAGCCTCTCCCGGGCGTACCTCCAGCTCGGGGAGGCCGGCAGACCAGCACTCGACGCCACAGACCGCACCGGCAACACCAACTCCGCCTCCCGGGCTCACGCGGCGGCCACGCTGATCCTCCTCGAGGACCCCGACTACGGCTTCGACGCCGCGGAGTACGCAGTCACGCACCCGGAGTAG